One part of the Vicia villosa cultivar HV-30 ecotype Madison, WI linkage group LG6, Vvil1.0, whole genome shotgun sequence genome encodes these proteins:
- the LOC131610514 gene encoding large ribosomal subunit protein bL21m-like, translating into MIFRLKDRFGLLTMHTPIRRCLQALTRESQPTLSLFKDPSSLRSLSVAAFPNHDSSSPHPIFTNSKPSSAFGQWYRARYFSSSKQDDHIKKKDIQEEVEDEDDSDDSDYDDEEEDYEDDDDDCVSVSSKKKVYTAEEKEAEATAIGYKVVGPLQKDDQVFKPYEPAFAVVQIGSHQFKVSNGDSIFTERLKFCEVNDKLILNKVLLLGSASQTIVGRPIVPDAAVHAVVEEHALDAKVIIFKKKRRKNYRRTKGHRQELTKLRITNIEGVEKPQPELVEKPSKSAKKEQEKVAVSA; encoded by the exons ATGATCTTCCGGCTGAAAGACAG GTTTGGTTTATTGACCATGCATACTCCTATTCGGAGGTGCCTGCAAGCGTTAACCCGCGAATCACAACCAACATTATCTCTCTTCAAAGACCCGTCATCTCTTCGCTCACTCTCCGTGGCTGCGTTTCCTAATCACGACAGTTCGTCACCCCATCCCATTTTCACCAATTCCAAACCATCATCTGCTTTTGGACAATGGTATCGCGCACGCTATTTCTCTTCTTCCAAACAAGACGAtcacataaaaaaaaaagatatacaggaagaagtagaagatgaagatgacaGCGATGACAGTGATTATGACGATGAAGAGGAAgattatgaagatgatgatgatgattgtgtttCTGTGTCAAGTAAGAAAAAGGTGTACACGGCAGAAGAGAAGGAAGCAGAAGCAACGGCTATTGGATACAAAGTGGTGGGGCCCCTACAAAAGGACGACCAGGTTTTTAAGCCATACGAGCCCGCTTTTGCCGTTGTTCAG ATTGGTTCTCATCAGTTTAAAGTGAGCAATGGGGACAGCATTTTCACAGAAAGGTTGAAATTTTGTGAAGTGAATGACAAG TTGATTCTGAATAAAGTTCTGTTGCTAGGATCTGCTAGTCAGACAATTGTTGGCAGACCCATAGTGCCAGATGCAGCTGTTCATGCTGTTGTGGAGGAGCAT GCACTAGATGCAAAGGTAATTATTTTCAAGAAAAAGAGAAGGAAGAATTACCGAAGAACCAAAGGACATCGTCAG GAATTGACCAAGCTAAGGATAACTAATATCGAAGGAGTTGAAAAACCTCAGCCCGAATTGGTTGAAAAGCCTTCAAAATCTGCTAAGAAAGAACAGGAAAAGGTTGCAGTTAGTGCTTAA